Proteins from a genomic interval of Chroococcidiopsis thermalis PCC 7203:
- a CDS encoding chemotaxis protein CheW, with amino-acid sequence MTEVQQYCTFFINKIHFGIDIKQVEEVIRVPEINPVPLAPVDICGLINLRGKIVTIIDLQCRLGMGQSLLSSTSDPELDEEFLAHNIIVQTKDEIAGLLVEDIGDMLEFTSDRFESSPATLAGQMRKLLRGAYSLSQGFLMILDIEKVLKV; translated from the coding sequence ATGACTGAAGTTCAGCAATATTGTACTTTTTTTATTAACAAAATTCATTTTGGGATTGACATCAAACAGGTAGAAGAAGTCATTCGGGTTCCTGAGATAAATCCCGTACCCCTTGCGCCTGTTGATATTTGTGGTTTAATTAATCTGCGCGGAAAAATTGTGACGATAATCGATTTGCAATGTAGGCTAGGAATGGGTCAGAGCTTGCTATCTTCTACCTCCGATCCAGAGTTAGATGAAGAATTTTTGGCTCATAACATTATAGTTCAGACTAAGGATGAGATTGCTGGCTTGCTAGTAGAAGACATAGGCGATATGTTGGAGTTTACATCAGATCGGTTTGAATCTTCACCCGCTACGCTAGCGGGTCAAATGCGAAAATTATTACGAGGTGCATATTCATTATCACAAGGTTTTTTGATGATTTTAGATATTGAGAAAGTTTTAAAAGTTTAG
- a CDS encoding methyl-accepting chemotaxis protein: MADVNKSNQSATESLESSENSERLPNRKATQTVSKARTSTRQRNNNQAQLKPLLKAIQAVKNGDLTVRLSEGNGLGEVAQEFNQMVAQINLFAGEVTRVARELGTEGKLDARATVEGAAGTWKELIDNTNAMSANLAEQIRSIADVTSAISQGNLSQQIEAQNVGEFQNLTESVNQMIANLKASMKQIADISTTVASAAEETTAVSTEMAENATQTAEQATSASASAEQVSTNATSVATAVEEMNASIREIAKNAAVGAQVANTAVKTADRTNDTITKLGQSSGEIGKVIKVITSIAQQTNLLALNATIEAARAGEAGKGFAVVASEVKALAKQTASATEDISQRIEAIQTDTKSAIEAIVQITDIINQINDIQNTIASAVEEQTATTNEISRNVAEAAKGTTDIAKNIGIVARNAQATTAGASNTYQAAAELARMAAQLQKVVNQFIY, from the coding sequence ATGGCTGATGTCAATAAATCTAATCAATCGGCTACAGAAAGCTTGGAATCTTCAGAAAATTCCGAAAGATTGCCAAATAGAAAAGCAACTCAAACAGTTAGTAAAGCTAGAACGAGTACGAGACAAAGAAATAATAATCAAGCCCAACTAAAACCGCTATTAAAAGCTATACAAGCGGTCAAAAATGGCGATCTAACCGTGCGTTTGTCTGAAGGAAATGGGTTAGGTGAGGTTGCCCAAGAGTTTAATCAAATGGTAGCTCAAATCAATCTTTTTGCGGGCGAAGTGACGCGGGTAGCGCGAGAACTGGGAACCGAAGGCAAACTAGATGCTCGTGCTACCGTTGAGGGTGCTGCTGGGACTTGGAAAGAGTTGATCGACAATACAAATGCAATGTCTGCCAATCTCGCAGAGCAGATTAGAAGCATTGCTGATGTGACATCAGCTATATCTCAGGGTAATCTCTCTCAACAAATTGAAGCGCAAAATGTAGGGGAGTTTCAGAACTTGACGGAGAGCGTCAATCAGATGATCGCCAATCTCAAAGCTTCCATGAAACAGATTGCCGATATATCAACTACAGTCGCTTCTGCTGCGGAAGAAACGACAGCAGTAAGCACCGAAATGGCAGAAAACGCGACTCAAACTGCCGAACAAGCAACATCTGCTTCCGCATCCGCCGAACAAGTGAGTACCAATGCTACCAGCGTCGCTACAGCAGTAGAAGAAATGAACGCCAGCATTCGCGAGATTGCTAAAAACGCAGCCGTAGGAGCGCAGGTAGCTAATACAGCCGTTAAAACTGCCGATCGCACCAACGATACAATTACCAAATTAGGGCAAAGTAGCGGTGAAATTGGCAAAGTCATCAAGGTGATTACATCTATTGCCCAGCAGACAAATTTATTAGCGCTGAATGCCACAATTGAAGCAGCAAGGGCAGGAGAGGCAGGTAAAGGTTTTGCTGTCGTGGCAAGCGAGGTGAAGGCATTAGCCAAACAAACCGCCAGCGCTACAGAAGATATCAGTCAACGAATTGAAGCAATTCAAACTGATACCAAGAGTGCGATCGAGGCGATCGTCCAAATTACCGACATTATCAATCAGATTAACGATATCCAAAATACGATTGCCAGTGCTGTAGAGGAGCAAACTGCAACGACAAATGAAATCTCCCGCAACGTTGCCGAAGCCGCTAAAGGGACTACTGATATTGCCAAAAATATTGGCATCGTTGCCCGTAACGCTCAAGCTACAACCGCAGGTGCTAGTAATACATACCAAGCAGCTGCCGAACTAGCTCGTATGGCTGCCCAACTGCAAAAAGTCGTAAATCAGTTCATTTACTAA
- a CDS encoding protein-glutamate methylesterase/protein-glutamine glutaminase yields the protein MPKIRVLVVDDAVVVRSRLSKLLAEDPELEVVGVAANGRIALAKIAQLNPNVVILDVEMPDMDGLATLAAIRQTYPHIAVIMFSTFTRAGAIATLDALSLGASDYATKPSHLGNIEAIRQHVFDDLVPKIKLFGTKQVKSQKSKVKTQESGVRSQESGASSNFSPSDPPAVFSPTPKIVAIGVSTGGPNALAVLLSQLPADFPVPIAIVQHMPPMFTQLLAERLAAKSRLKVAEAVSGRVLEPGQVWIAPGDFHLAVQRDGKVVRLVTHQAPPENSCRPSVDVLFSSVAEVFGASAIAIVLTGMGQDGLRGCQQLREAGGRVLVQDEASSVVWGMPGFVANAGLANRVLPIDQMADETIRQVCNNT from the coding sequence ATGCCAAAAATCCGAGTTCTCGTAGTTGACGATGCAGTGGTTGTGCGCAGCCGCCTGAGTAAGCTGCTAGCTGAAGATCCAGAATTGGAAGTGGTGGGAGTAGCGGCGAATGGTCGCATTGCACTAGCAAAAATTGCTCAACTCAATCCTAATGTGGTGATTTTGGATGTGGAAATGCCAGACATGGATGGCTTAGCAACTTTAGCAGCGATCCGGCAGACCTATCCCCATATAGCTGTCATCATGTTTAGCACTTTCACCCGCGCAGGGGCGATCGCAACTTTGGATGCTCTATCTCTAGGTGCATCGGATTATGCTACCAAGCCGAGTCACTTAGGCAATATCGAAGCTATCCGCCAACATGTTTTTGACGACTTAGTGCCGAAAATAAAACTGTTCGGGACAAAGCAAGTCAAAAGTCAAAAGTCAAAAGTCAAAACACAGGAGTCAGGAGTCAGGAGTCAGGAGTCAGGAGCCAGCAGTAATTTTTCTCCCTCAGATCCCCCAGCTGTCTTCTCCCCGACTCCCAAAATCGTCGCCATCGGCGTTTCTACCGGAGGACCAAACGCTCTAGCCGTGTTGCTATCGCAACTGCCAGCAGATTTTCCCGTACCAATTGCGATCGTGCAGCATATGCCACCAATGTTTACTCAACTGTTAGCAGAACGGCTTGCTGCCAAGTCCCGCTTAAAAGTAGCTGAAGCTGTTTCAGGGAGAGTGCTGGAGCCTGGACAGGTTTGGATTGCCCCAGGAGATTTTCATCTCGCCGTGCAACGGGATGGCAAGGTTGTGCGCCTAGTCACCCACCAAGCGCCACCAGAAAACTCCTGCCGTCCCTCCGTCGATGTCTTATTTAGCTCAGTCGCAGAAGTCTTTGGTGCAAGCGCGATCGCAATTGTCTTAACAGGTATGGGTCAAGACGGATTGCGGGGTTGCCAGCAGCTACGCGAGGCTGGGGGGCGAGTTTTAGTTCAAGATGAAGCGAGTAGCGTAGTTTGGGGAATGCCGGGGTTTGTAGCTAATGCCGGACTTGCTAACCGAGTGCTGCCGATCGACCAAATGGCAGATGAAACGATCCGCCAAGTGTGTAATAATACCTAA
- a CDS encoding CheR family methyltransferase: MFKVCNKQTTDISKISFQYLCQLVYQHSAIVLDASKDYLAELHLKPIAETAGFDSLNSFVEHLRSQPFGNLHVRAIEALSITETSFFRDRHPFEVLKNFTLPELISRRAKERSLKIWCGACSSGQEPYSLAILIREHFPLLTTWDLQIIASDFSSQILARARQGRYKQWEIQRGLPADLREKYFQFQQQQQNWEIKDQIRQMVEFRQINLIHPWLSMPAMDVIFLRNVLIYFDTDTKKSTLKKVRQQLRPDGYLFLGGSETTIYLDESFERIQQEGGVCYRLR, encoded by the coding sequence ATGTTCAAAGTCTGTAACAAACAGACAACAGACATTAGTAAAATTAGTTTTCAGTATCTTTGTCAACTAGTTTATCAACATTCGGCGATTGTGCTGGATGCCAGTAAAGACTATTTAGCAGAGCTACACTTAAAACCAATAGCAGAAACAGCGGGATTTGATTCCTTAAATAGTTTTGTAGAACATTTACGATCGCAGCCATTTGGCAATTTGCATGTCCGAGCGATCGAGGCACTGAGCATCACTGAAACATCATTTTTCCGCGATCGTCATCCATTTGAAGTACTCAAAAATTTCACGCTACCAGAATTAATCTCGCGACGGGCAAAAGAGCGATCGCTTAAGATTTGGTGTGGAGCTTGCTCCAGCGGTCAGGAACCTTATAGCCTTGCGATACTGATCCGCGAACATTTTCCTCTACTAACAACTTGGGATTTGCAGATAATTGCCAGCGACTTTTCTAGCCAGATCCTTGCCCGCGCCCGTCAAGGTCGCTACAAGCAGTGGGAAATTCAGCGCGGATTGCCCGCCGATCTACGAGAGAAATACTTTCAGTTTCAGCAACAGCAGCAGAACTGGGAGATTAAAGACCAAATCCGCCAGATGGTTGAGTTTCGTCAAATCAATCTTATTCATCCGTGGTTATCAATGCCAGCAATGGATGTTATCTTCCTGCGAAATGTGTTGATTTACTTTGATACTGATACAAAGAAATCCACTCTCAAAAAAGTTAGACAGCAATTAAGACCGGACGGCTACTTATTTCTCGGTGGTAGTGAAACCACAATTTATCTAGATGAATCGTTTGAACGAATACAGCAGGAAGGAGGCGTATGCTATCGTTTGCGGTGA
- a CDS encoding recombinase family protein yields MVGSTRSGKTTRLVEQFCTWLQAGDRQQSPERRQRLYPHQGEPAVLVLAANDDNRRELRDRLAAATDGKYPIRAKTLLGFFQDEVTLFWPLLLQILGLKAQFPVRLRPETEQELATRLWRQQLDEIPRPAGVSESRWVRRLLDILQLAANSGTAIEDVGSILAALEEGQEEKRAEGEKPRATSHQPLATLPTPDSLILQWRNWCWERGFLTYGITTELYSKYLLGDPYYQQHLLRRYRYILADDVDDYPAIARDLFEFLLDRGAVGAFTYNPDGAVRLGLGADPEYLQGLAKRCQIEFIQPSSIALADDLATPVVELVTEPLALFSLPESVQAIQTISRGDLLRQTADFIIQAIKSGQIQPQEIALIAPGLDAIARYTLVEILTKHGIFVESLNDQRPLTSSPIIRALLTLLTLVYPGLGRLVDRDMVAEMLVVLSTRREAGKQGIGSRGKRAEGAQGAEGARQVTPYSSQVTIDSEFRIPNSEFQIDPVRAGLIADYCFQPHPEHPNLLPATTYDRWDRLGYAASLAYAQIVQWIEDQRSQQEQRLLPSPIVLLDRAIQKFLWQGSNLPYDQLAALRELLETAQHYWEIDARLRQSEGIDTPAHITIAQFIQLLRRGTITANSYPVRPIGTASRAVTLATIFQYRSSRRFHRWQFWLDAGSPLWSRGGAATLYGAPLFLQHRFGRPWTAEDDLSADTERLRRILRDLLGRVGERVYLCHSDLAANGQEQNGTLLSLVNSAIPVINNG; encoded by the coding sequence ATGGTTGGTTCTACTCGCAGCGGCAAAACGACTCGTTTAGTCGAACAGTTTTGTACGTGGTTGCAAGCAGGCGATCGCCAACAGTCCCCTGAGAGACGACAGCGCTTATATCCTCATCAAGGAGAACCAGCAGTTTTAGTCTTAGCAGCAAATGACGATAATCGGCGGGAATTACGAGATCGATTAGCGGCAGCAACAGATGGTAAATATCCGATTCGCGCTAAAACCTTATTAGGTTTTTTTCAAGATGAAGTCACTTTATTTTGGCCCCTGCTGCTCCAGATTTTGGGGCTAAAAGCTCAGTTTCCCGTGCGTTTGCGCCCAGAAACCGAACAGGAATTAGCCACGCGCCTGTGGCGACAGCAGCTAGATGAAATTCCCCGTCCAGCAGGGGTAAGCGAGTCTCGTTGGGTGCGTCGCCTACTGGATATCTTGCAGTTAGCAGCAAATAGCGGCACTGCGATTGAAGATGTGGGGTCTATTCTCGCAGCACTGGAAGAGGGACAAGAGGAAAAGAGAGCTGAGGGAGAAAAACCACGCGCCACTAGCCACCAGCCACTAGCCACTCTCCCGACTCCCGACTCCCTAATCTTACAGTGGCGCAATTGGTGTTGGGAGAGGGGGTTTTTGACTTATGGAATCACGACAGAACTCTACAGCAAGTATCTTTTAGGCGATCCCTACTATCAGCAGCATTTACTACGACGCTATCGCTACATTCTGGCGGATGATGTCGATGATTATCCAGCTATAGCCCGCGATTTGTTTGAGTTTCTCCTCGACCGAGGGGCGGTTGGTGCGTTTACTTATAATCCCGATGGAGCCGTGCGTTTGGGACTAGGAGCCGATCCCGAATACTTGCAAGGCTTAGCAAAGCGCTGTCAGATAGAATTTATCCAACCTTCCTCGATCGCGCTGGCTGACGATTTGGCAACGCCAGTAGTAGAGTTAGTCACGGAACCACTGGCACTGTTTTCGCTACCAGAATCAGTGCAAGCAATCCAAACCATATCGCGGGGCGATTTACTGCGACAAACTGCCGATTTCATCATTCAAGCGATTAAATCGGGACAGATTCAGCCGCAGGAAATTGCTTTAATTGCGCCTGGTTTAGATGCGATCGCCCGTTATACCCTAGTAGAAATTCTGACTAAACACGGGATCTTTGTCGAATCCCTAAACGACCAACGCCCATTGACAAGTTCTCCGATTATCCGAGCCTTACTCACCCTCCTCACCCTCGTCTACCCAGGTTTAGGACGTTTAGTCGATCGAGATATGGTAGCGGAAATGTTAGTAGTATTAAGTACGAGACGAGAGGCAGGAAAGCAGGGAATAGGGAGCAGGGGGAAGAGAGCTGAAGGAGCCCAGGGAGCTGAGGGAGCAAGACAAGTCACTCCTTACTCCTCACAAGTCACAATTGATTCCGAATTCCGAATTCCGAATTCCGAATTCCAAATCGATCCTGTCCGTGCTGGCTTGATTGCCGACTACTGCTTCCAACCGCACCCAGAACATCCAAATTTACTCCCAGCAACTACTTACGATCGCTGGGATCGCTTGGGATATGCGGCAAGTTTAGCTTATGCTCAGATCGTGCAGTGGATTGAAGATCAGCGATCGCAGCAAGAACAACGGCTTCTCCCCAGTCCCATTGTTCTACTCGACCGCGCTATTCAGAAATTTCTCTGGCAAGGCAGTAACCTTCCCTACGACCAGTTAGCAGCATTACGAGAATTACTAGAGACTGCTCAACACTATTGGGAAATCGATGCGCGGCTGCGGCAGTCTGAAGGGATCGATACTCCTGCTCACATTACGATCGCTCAATTCATTCAACTGCTACGACGAGGTACAATTACAGCAAATTCTTATCCCGTGCGTCCGATTGGTACTGCTAGTCGTGCTGTCACCTTAGCAACAATCTTCCAATATCGTTCCAGTCGGCGGTTTCATCGCTGGCAATTTTGGTTAGATGCAGGCTCTCCCTTGTGGTCGCGTGGTGGTGCGGCAACTTTATACGGTGCGCCGTTATTTTTACAACATCGCTTCGGTCGCCCTTGGACGGCGGAGGACGATTTAAGCGCCGATACGGAAAGACTGCGACGAATTTTACGCGATTTGTTAGGGCGTGTAGGAGAAAGAGTTTATCTATGTCACAGTGATTTAGCCGCCAACGGGCAGGAACAGAACGGTACTTTGTTATCTTTAGTCAACTCGGCAATTCCAGTTATAAACAATGGTTGA